The following coding sequences are from one Haliotis asinina isolate JCU_RB_2024 chromosome 3, JCU_Hal_asi_v2, whole genome shotgun sequence window:
- the LOC137277125 gene encoding myosin regulatory light chain 12A-like, whose protein sequence is MSSTRTKKSKRTRTQRYTSNVFAMFDQAQIQEFKEAFNMIDQNRDGYIDKDDLLEMLTSLGKDPSDADLDVMINMAPGPINFTMFLTLFGERLNGTDPEDVIKNAFACFDEKNAGYIPEEYLRECLTTMGDRWTDDMVDDLLHGAPITDGKFDYAEFTRMLKHGAKEKDEDEVPDEPIESSALTKAKA, encoded by the exons ATGTCCAGTACACGCACCAAGAAGTCCAAACGGACTCGAACCCAGCGCTATACATCCAATGTATTCGCTATGTTCGACCAAGCCCAGATCCAGGAGTTTAAG GAGGCATTCAATATGATCGACCAGAACCGTGATGGTTATATTGACAAGGACGACCTGCTAGAGATGCTCACGTCCCTCGGGAAGGACCCCTCCGATGCAGACCTTGATGTCATGATCAACATGGCGCCAGGGCCCATCAACTTTACCATGTTCCTCACGCTGTTTGGAGAGAGACTGAACGGCACAGACCCTGAAGACGTCATTAAAAACGCATTCGCTTGCTTTGATGAAAAGAACGCAG GCTACATTCCCGAGGAGTATCTGCGCGAATGCCTGACGACAATGGGCGACAGATGGACTGACGACATGGTGGACGACCTCCTCCACGGCGCCCCCATCACCGACGGCAAATTTGACTACGCCGAGTTCACCCGGATGCTCAAACACGGTGCCAAGGAGAAAGATGAAGATGAGGTCCCGGACGAACCAATCGAATCGTCTGCCCTCACCAAAGCTAAAGCGTGA